In Candidatus Nealsonbacteria bacterium, the sequence AGAAAAAGAAAATGGAACTGTAAATCTCAAGACGTATCAAACGAGTTAATCAATTAATAAAACGCGAGATATCTCGAATTGAGGAAATTTTAGCAGAGTTGAAAAAGAAGGGAAAATAAGGTAAAATGAAAGGACGAATAGGGCGCGGTAGCGAAGGCGGTAGTCTGCCTGCCCGCTAGTCGGCCTGAGCTGGTCATGGCCACGTACCCAAGTAGGTAAGGGGGCAGTTTGCAAAACTGCTATACGTCGGTGCAAATCCGACCGTGGCCTCAAAGCTCTGGCAGGCGGGCAAAACTATTATACGTGGGTGCAATTCCCATCCGCTCCTCCATTTGGTTTTTATGAAATCTCATAAACACTCACTTAAACAAGATTTTTTTGATAAATGGTCCCCGGAAATGGCTTATGTTTTAGGATTTTGGTTTGCAGATGGATACATGCGAAGAAGTGGATCTTATAAAATTGTATTTTATGCAAAAGATTATGAGATGCTTACTAAAATTAGAAATGTAATGGGTTCAAGCCATCCATTTTATAGAGATAAAAGATATGAAAGTTTCCAATTTACCGTATACTCAAAACGACTGTTCCAGAAGTTATTAGAATTGGGAGGAATTCGGTGTAAAAGTAAAACAATGAAGTTTCCAAAAGTACCCTTCCAGTATTTACCAGATTTTATTAGAGGCTATTTTGACGGTGATGGAAGCGTATTTTATACAACTTATATACATAGCAAAAATAAAAAACTTCGTCGGGAATTAAGAAGTAACTTTACTTCTGGCAATAAAGAATTTCTTGAATCTCTTCAAAATATCTTTATAAATGTTCTTGGATTTACTAAAAAAAAGATATGTCCTTACGATGAAAGGGCGTCCTGGAAATTAGGGTACGGAACAAAAGATACTTTAAGCTTGCTACGATTCATGTATTATCCTAATTATCCAATAGGATTGGATAGAAAGTCTTCCTTTTTAAAAAATAGATAAAATAAATATAATTGCCGCGGTGGCGGAATTGGCATTACGCGAGTGACTTAAAATCACTTGGGATTATATCCCGTGTGGGTTCGAGTCCCACCCGCGGCACAAACTAAAAAACCACCTACGCCAGTTGGCGGGGGTGGTTTTTTTATTAAGCTCTTAATTTTTAAAGTTTAAGATAAATGTTATCTTTCTAAGATTTCAATATATGTTCTTTTTGCTCCAAAAGCAAGAGCTTGGGAATATTCAGAAAACCAAATATCAATGTGATAATTACCCTTTTTCCAACTCATTCTATCCTCAACAATAAAAACCTTATCATCATATATTTCAGGAATTCTAATCTTTGTACCAAAAGGCAAAAAATTATTTGCTATAACTCCCTCTCTCACAAAAGTCCCGGATGCAGTAATATAGGGACTATCATCGGTTTGACAGGGTGTACTTGAATAAGCAGTTATTACTACCCGTAACTTTTCGGTAGCCTTTAAAGGCGGGTTATTTGGATTGGAAAGAGAAGCTAAAGTGTTTTCTTGAAAAACAACAAAACTCTGGATACTATCCAGTTCTGATTGATTATTACTTTTTAACTCAGAAAGAGAGTAAACTTTAAACAAAACCCCAAAGAATATTAGAAAAACTAAGCTAATCAACGCCCAAACCTTTGGGCGTTTGCAATTAAACCCTTGCTTTTTACAAGAGCCTTGTTTTTTTCTTTTTTTAGGACCAGAAATTTTCATCTTAAAAACCCTTATTTTTAGGGTTGAATTATCCTAACTCATTCACCAAAGCATGTCAATACTAAAGGCTAAAAAATAAAATGGGCAGGTTCAAAAAAGCAAACTCATTAATTGAAGTTAAGCGGGAGACGGGGATTGAACCCGCGACCTTCTCGTTGGCAACGAGACGTTCTACCACTAAACTACTCCCGCAGATTCATAAAGAGGTGCCGCGGGCCAGAATCGAACTGGCGACCCTATAGTTTTCAGCTATATGCTCTACCACTGAGCTACCGCGGCTATCTGCAAATTATGTGGACCCAGAGGGAGTCGAACCCTCGACCTTCGGTATGCCATACCGACACTCTAACCAACTGAGCTATGGGCCCTTCAATTGATGCCCTCGGGGGGACTCGAACCTCCAACCTAGGCGTTAGGAGTGCCTTGCTCTATCCTGTTGAGCTACGAGGGCAATTCCTACAGAAATTGTTTTTAAGTATCAAATATTACTTTCAAAAATATAATAGCAACTTCTGGTCTTGTTGACAATAGAAGTTAATGATAAAATAAAAACATATGGAAAAATCACCAATTGTTGAAATAGCAAAAAGAGTTTGTCCTGCGGTAATAACTATTGTTATTAGCAAGGACTTACCCAAAATAGAAGGGTATTACATTTTTCCTTTCGGCGGACGGCAATTTGTTATTCCTCAAATAGAAAAGAGAGGGAAAGAAAAAACAAAAATTGGAGGAGGTTCAGGATTTGTTGTTTCTCCTGACGGTTATGTTATAACCTGCAACCATGTGGTTAAAGATTCAACAGCCGATTATACGGTAATTTTAGAACCAACAAAAAAATATCCTGCTAAGGTTTTAGCTAAAGACCCATTAATTGATGTAGCTATCTTAAAGATAGAAGGAAAAGATTTTCCCTGCTTAGAAATAGGCAATTCCTCAAAAATTGAATTAGGAGAAACTGTAGTAGCGATTGGAAATCCTCTGGGGGAATTTGAAGACACCCTTTCTTCTGGAATCGTATCCGGCTTAAGTAGAAAGATTACAGCTTACGGAGGATTATCGTTTAGAGCTACAAGTTTAAGAGGCTTAATTCAAACTGATGCAGCAATAAATCCCGGCAATAGTGGAGGACCCTTAGTAAACATGGAAGGAAAAGCTATCGGAATTAATACTGCAATGGTTATGGGAGCCCAAAATATTGGATTTGCTATACCAATTAACTACGCCAAAAGAAATCTGGAAGAAGTAATAAAATATGGAAAGATAAAAAAGCCGTTTTTAGGAGTAAGATATTTTCTTTTAAACAAAGAAATAGCCAAAGTAAATAAACTTCCCGTTGACTATGGAGCTTTAATTGTCAGAGAAAGCTTAGGGGAAAAAGCAATAGTAAAAGAATCACCTGCTGATAGAGTGGGGCTGAAAGAATATGACATTATTTTGGAATGTAATGGAAAAAAAATAAATGAAGAAAATCCTTTAGCTGACATTTTACAGAAACATAAGATTGGAGAAAAGGTTTCGTTAAAAATTCTTAGAGAAGAAAAAAAAATAAATGTAAAAGTGCAATTAGAAGAGAAAAAATAGCGGTTTTGTACTTTTTACAAACATCAACTTAGAAAATTATAAAGGTCGCTTTTTTATCGTTTTATTCAATAAAATAATATTAAAATAATATATGGTTTTCTCTCTTATCTCACGTATAGTGAATAGTGCAAAAGAGGGGATAAAAACGAGTCTAAAAGGAGTTAGTGACATTGGCAGTGCTATTGTCGGTGTTGTAAAAGATTTAACCACCACTACCTTAGGAGAGACAGGTGAACTTCTTTCAAAAGGCGTTGAAGCTACTGCTTCAATTGTAAAAGGTGCTATTTATGGAGTTTCTGATATCGGAATATCAATTGTAAGTGCAATCAGGAATATTGTTAGAGGAACGGTGGGTGGTTTTATGGAGGCTGGTGGTGAACAAAAACCTGCTATTCAAGGAGCAGTCGCCCAAGCAATCAATAGTGCAAAAGAATTAGGATTAGATATTGGAGAAGTTGCTGTAGAAGCAGTGAAAGGTTCAATCCAGGCCGTTACAACAGTAGGTGGTGATACGGTTCAGGCAACAAAAGAAGCTGTTTCAGCTGCTATAGAAGCTGCCAAAGATATTGGAGGAGAAACATTAGGCGCTGTAAAAGACGCACTTGCCAGTGGTGTTGAAGGAGCTAAAGACATTATTGAAGCGGCAAAAGAAGAGTAAAATTTCTTAAGTTTTTCAGTTTCAAAAATGAACGGCGGGTTAAATCCCGCTCGTTTTTTTGTCAAAAGACCAAAAAAAAGAGGGAAGAAGAAGTAGAAAATAATTAGTTTCTCTACTTAGTTCTTTTTCCCTATATAAAATAATTTTAGATGAATATTCCTCTTTCTTTGATTACTTCCTCGAATTTCTTAAGAATCTGATGGAATTCTATTGGAATCTTATCAGGATCCATTGCTTTTATTTGATCCCGGCAAGCATTCCATATTATCCTTATTTGATTTTCTGAATAAGGTTCTGATTTCTTTTTTACATCACCCGACCAAATATTATCCTCTTCCATTTTCGGAAAGAAGATTTTTATGGAAGTTCCCCCGGTAAATTCGTTTGTTTCTATCCTGACATTCTTAATTTCTCTAGTTTCTCTGAATTCCTCTTCCTTTTCTTCTTCTTTAATTTTCTTTTTCTTTTTCTTTCTCATTTTTTTTACCTCCACAAGTTTAGATTTTCTCTTCCTTATAAATTCAAAAGAGCTACTTGCCACTTTTATATACACTAAAACAAAAACTTTATCAAGAGGTAATAAAAAAATTTGTTTCCTATAATATTTGAAATCATTCTTTTTCTTTTTTACTTTCTTCATCCCACTCTTCGTAGGCTTTCTCTAATTCCTTCTCCATTTCTTCAACAGTTTTGCCAGAAAACTTCTTTTTTTCTTCTTCAAAATCCTTCTCAACTTTTTCTTTAAGTTCTTTTTGTTGTTTTTTAAATTCTTCCATTGCTTTTTTGTCTTCCTTTGATTCTCTCCTTAGTTTTTCTGGGTCTATCATGCTTTTTTGATTTACATTAGGTAATATTTTTGATATTCCCTAACCTTTATATTCCATTATACCACAAACCCCCCAAGCTAAATGCTTCAGTAAATTCAGCACAGGTGCTCGGGATGCCAGTGTGATGGATTGAATGGTATATCTAGAGCAGAATTTCTTGTTTTGACTTTATTTTCAACTTTTTACCTAAGTAGTTGGGAGGCCAAAGGGATTTGCACCCTCACCGAGAGTTCCACAAACTCTAATGCTGCTATTACACCATGACCTCCATAAATTTTTTAAAAATTCAGATTTTCTCTTACCCTTCCTCTGTTTATTTTACCCAAAATCAGCTGAAAGTAAAGGTAATCGTATCCTGCCACAGCGAGGCGCTTTACCAATTAAGCTACGACCACCATATTGATAGAAAACAATTATATAACTATTAAAAATTAAATACAAGATACACTTAATTACGTAGTAATTACAAGGAGTGAAGCGACTGGTTTGTAATACTAACCCCCTAGTGCCCCCATCAGGATTTTTACCTCGCACCAATTCATTATGCCCCGTGAGGGATTCGAACCCCCGACCTTAAAGTTAAGAGCTTTCTGCTCTACCAACTGAGCTAACGGGGCTTTATTATTTTTATTTATTGGCATTTAATCTCCCACCAACTTTCTTTCAATCCCGTCCATTCAGCTATTCCAATAGCACCTAAGAAAGTGTTTAAAAAGACCCAGGAGGCAAAAATGATTATAAAACCAATTACAACAGCTGTGATTGCTTTTTTCCCTTGAGATAAA encodes:
- a CDS encoding trypsin-like peptidase domain-containing protein, with amino-acid sequence MEKSPIVEIAKRVCPAVITIVISKDLPKIEGYYIFPFGGRQFVIPQIEKRGKEKTKIGGGSGFVVSPDGYVITCNHVVKDSTADYTVILEPTKKYPAKVLAKDPLIDVAILKIEGKDFPCLEIGNSSKIELGETVVAIGNPLGEFEDTLSSGIVSGLSRKITAYGGLSFRATSLRGLIQTDAAINPGNSGGPLVNMEGKAIGINTAMVMGAQNIGFAIPINYAKRNLEEVIKYGKIKKPFLGVRYFLLNKEIAKVNKLPVDYGALIVRESLGEKAIVKESPADRVGLKEYDIILECNGKKINEENPLADILQKHKIGEKVSLKILREEKKINVKVQLEEKK
- a CDS encoding 3D domain-containing protein; this translates as MKISGPKKRKKQGSCKKQGFNCKRPKVWALISLVFLIFFGVLFKVYSLSELKSNNQSELDSIQSFVVFQENTLASLSNPNNPPLKATEKLRVVITAYSSTPCQTDDSPYITASGTFVREGVIANNFLPFGTKIRIPEIYDDKVFIVEDRMSWKKGNYHIDIWFSEYSQALAFGAKRTYIEILER